The DNA sequence CAGCTGGCCCAGAAATTCAAGAAGACCTTTTTTCCTCTGTAATCGGAAAGCTTCACCGCATTGCCATCCATATCCTGCAATTCAAAATCATACGCAAGCTGTCCGATATTGATGCCAGTTTGGGCTTCCACCGCTTCGGATGCTGGCACGCCCTGGGAAACTGTCACCGTTTCGCTCGTTTCAGTGCCCGCAAAGTAGCTCTTCCCGAAATCGAACAGGACCCATAAAAATGCGGCCCCCAATAAAAACCAGATTATTTTCTTCTGCATAAACAAATCCCCCTAACCGAGGCGCTCAAAGGGCGTCCCTTCCAAAAAATTCAGGATAGCAATCGACAAAGCTTCAAGCCTTCCAGTAAGCAACAACAGGCCGAACAGGATCATCAGCCACCCGCCGATTTTCATGAATATTTCGCTGTATTTCAAAATGGACTTGAGCCTTCCGATGAAAAAAGTTACCAACAGGAATGGCACCGAAAAGCCAAGCACGTACATCAGCAGATACAGCACCGGTGGCGACCCCATCGCATTCCCCAACAGCAGGATCGATGAAAAAATCGGTCCGATACAAGGCGTCCAGCCGGCAGCAAAACCCAGTCCGATCAAAAATGTCGAAAGAAAGCTGACACCTTTCGTTGCCTTCAGCTTCCGGTGGTCCCCCAACAGAAGCGGAAGCTTCAGATAGCCGACTGTCGTCAAACCCATCAGAATAATGAGCAATCCCGATACACGCTGCAGCAAGACACTCACCGGACCGGTAAGTACGGTACTGAAAAGATTCCCGAGATAGCTCACGCCAAGACCCAAAGTGAAGTATACAGCCGATACACCCAACAGAAAGACGATTGAGTGCAGCATAATATTGCGCCTGACGGAAAGTGAGCTGTCCTCTTTTATCTGTTGCACATTCAGTCCGGTGATATAGGAAATGTACAAGGGCAACAGCGGCAGCGTACACGGCGATAGAAAGGACAAAGCGCCCGCCGCAAAGGCTACCCATGTGGTCAAATCTGTTTCGATGATACTTTCCCCCTAACCAAGAAAACGAGAATAAAAGCAAACACAGACGCAAGTATAAGCTCCGGCGTCACAACCAAACCAAAATAAAGGATACTTTTTCCGTTCATCAGCGTAAAATGAACGATTGCGCCGCTCACGAGCATACCCGCCAGCCGGCTGTGGCGCATGGGGATGAAAGTAACCGCAAGCAACAGCAGCAGGCCCAATACGGCCAGCCCGATCGAGGTCGGATTCTTATAAAGGCTGTAATAGAAAAGATGATTGACCGAAATTTGCAACAGCAGCAACTGCAGAAGTGCGTCCAACAGCGCGCGGTCTGCCAACAATTTCGGCAACTGTTTCCAAAGATTGTACGTTCCGATGATGATCACGGCCACAAATACGGCCTCTTTCGTCAAAAGCAAAGCCTGGTAGGGCGCACGCAGTACTTCAGAAAAATGAAGCAAGGCATTGCTGCCGAATGCAACAACCAACAGTCGGAACAGCTCGTCGCTCAGCTTGGAAAGCAGCTTTGCTTTTCGTGTTTTTTCCAGGTTGGTCAGTAACCACCAGATTCCCGATCCGGCCAAGAGCAGCAGGATGGGTATGACCACCGGATTTGATAAGATTTTTAAAATAGGATGACCCCATTCCTGTGTATGTTTTGAGCAGAAATCATCCTGCCCGAAGAGTAGTTCAAGCATAGCATGGATCGATTTTTCAAGCACCAAATATGCTCCCGGGGGTATTTTTGTGTGCATGTGTTGTCGCAGAAACGTTGACATTCCGCGGTCTCAACGACAAAAAAACAGCCCCGGTGGATTCTGCTTATGGACTGCAGATTCCGCCAGGGCTGTTCACATTCAGGTTTTACATTTTTCTTACGTCATAATAATCCGGATTGACGCGTTCCAACAGGCCGGCTTCCTGCTCGGAAACGGTCAGATAGAGCTCGTGCATCGCCCGGGTGCAGATTGTGTAGAGGATCTGCAGTTCGTTCTTGGCAGCTTTTGCCGGATAATGGCAAATCGCAAAAACGACATCGAATTCCAGACCTTTTGCCAAGCGGGCCGGCATGATCAATACCGGATGATGGCTGTTGTCGGTATCCTGCTGCACCAGTTTGTAGTCAATGCCGACCAAAGTCAGGTCTTGGCTGATGCGTTCCGCGTCTTCCGCATTGCGGCTGATGAAAGCCACGCGCATGCCGGCCGCGACACTCGACTCCACCTTCTGCCTGATGTAACCCATATCGAGCCTGTCATCCTCAGTCAGCAGCACTTCCGGTTTCTTGCCGGAACGGATGTAGGTCCCTTCCGGTTTCTCGCCTTCGATGAAGCTTTCCGAGAAACGGACGATTTCGTTCGTCGAACGGTAACTGGTCAACAGACGGTAGGAACGGAACGTGCTTTCAGAAAAGATGGTCCGAAGATCATCAAAGGAAAGGCGTCTGTTCAGGATATTCTGGTTCAAGTCGCCGCTCAGGATGAAGCGTGCGCTCGGGTAGGCATGCTGCAGCATCTGCAGTTGGAAAGGTGAAAAATCCTGCACCTCATCCAGACAGATGTATTGGTACTTCATGTCGCTGGAGGGTCCCTTCAGCAACAAACGCAGGCTGTAATAGGCATCCAGATCTTCCAACAGCACGCTCTTCTCGGCCAGATGTTCCGCAACCATTGCGATATGGGCGCGCCATTCGTCTTCATCCAGGCCGAAAGCATCCAATGAAAGCAATTTAGGGACCGCCCGTAGGAAATGGATGTATTGATTCTTATAGCGGATGAAGGCCAACGCTTCGATCCTCGCAACGATCGGTTCGAAAGCGTCCTCCAGGATATCCGCCGTCATGGCCTCTTCCATCGCTTTTTGATTGTGGGTCTCTTTTTCGTAACGGTACAGATCCAGATCCGACATGGCAATCATCTCTTTTTCCACCCAAGGCTTGCCTTTCTGTGACTGTTGGATACGTTCCACGCGCTGCAGCAAGTGCCTTTTGAGGATATCCAACTTGCTTGCCAACGAACCTTGGCTATCGATGCTGTAGAAGGCTGACTCGATCTCCTTTTGCGAAAGGATGATGTCATCGCGAAAACGGATATCCGAGAATTTCAGGTAACGTTTCTTCAGGAGGGTTCCGTATTTCTGCAACGCTTCATAAAAGGCCAGACTGCCCTTCAGTACCGTAACCTTCGCCAAACCATCTTCTTGATCAGCGCGCAAAGAAAAGCCGGTCATCTTCCGCTCCATGAACTCACTGAAGGTCGTATTCCCCACGTTCAGTTCACCCAATGCAGGCAACACCTGGGAGACGTATTCCTGGAATATTTTGTTCGGGGAAAACAGGACGACTTCTTCCGATTGCAGTTGGTCCCGAAAAGCATACAGTAAGTACGCGATCTTCTGCATCAGCACAACCGTTTTTCCTGATCCGGCCACCCCTTCTATCAGCGTGACGGCCGCTTTGGTTTCCCTGACGATCTGGTTCTGCTCTTTCTGCAAAGTGGATACGACCGTACCCATCTGATAGGAGGAAGGTCCCTCCAACACTTCCAGCAAATACGGATCGCCCATGACATTGTCCGTATCCATCATGCGGATGATTTCCGCTTGCCTGATCAGGAATTGCCGTTTCAGGTCAACGCCGTACGTCATCGGTTGATTGGCTATCATCAGCTTCACTTTTTCACCTTTGCTTCCCTCATAATAAAGGGATGCGATCGGTGAACGCCAGTCAACGATCAGATTCTCATCTTTCTCGAACAAGGATCCGATTCCGATATAGATCGTTTCATTGCCGTACTCATCGTGATAATCGATACGGCCGAAGTAAGGTTCATCCTGCATCTTTTCCAATACAGCGACGCGCTCGTTGCTGTTCTGCAATTCATTGTTGCGGATCATCAACTCCTGCTCGAAAGCCCTCAGTTCCACCGATGATTCCCAGACGCTTTCTGAGGACCCTTGGCTGATTTTGATCTCTTTGGATTCCTTTAATTGCTGTCTTTGCTTTTCGCTTTTTTCTTCTACTTGCTCGGCCAATCGCGTTCTTTCCTTATTGATGACTTCAATGACGCGATGGACGCGTTCTTGTTCTTTCGTTAGATCTTTATGCAATCAAACGACACCCCTTTCTTAACAAAACTCATGGACTATTCGGTCTCCTGCACTAAATGCGACAATTAGTAGTATACCATCGCACAGGGATTCTGGCTATTCATTCCCCGCGCCTTGGCAGAAACGGTCCAAATCAAAAACAGCCGGATGAAAGGGCATTTGCGGCTCTTCCATCCGGCTCATTTTATTGTTCAGATCGCATCCTGCAGGTTCTGGCGCATTTATGTCTGTTCGTTGAGGCTGTTTTCGATCGCGGTATATCCTCCCAGGATATTGACGATCTTTTTGAATCCCCTCTCCTCCAATGCACCGATGGCGATTGAGGAACGGACTCCGGACTGGCAATGGACGTACAAAGGTTCATCCCTCTTGAACGGCAACGGGTCCTCCAAAAGTTTGCCGAGGAGTACGCGTTTGGCATCGGACAGATGCCCTTTATCCCATTCGCTCTTCGAACGCACGTCCAATATCTGCAGATCCTTTGCTTGGCGCAAGGCGATGAAGGCGGCTGCGGGGATCGTTTCGGTCATCTTTTCATCCTTGATTTGGCCGGCATCCAGATAGCCTCTGACTTGGTCGAACCCGATCAGCTGAAGCTGGCGGGCTGCGGATTCAGCATCTTCTTTGGTTCCGATGAAGGTCACTTGCCCTTCGTAATCCAAAAACCAGCCGGCGTAACCCAAAAACTTTTTGTTCAGCGGAATATTCAGCGTTCTTTCGATGTGTCCGGCTTGATACATTTCTTTCGCGCGCAGATCGATCACCCTGTCATTCGGGCCGGCCTGCTGAAGCGGGAAGACCGGATAAGGCACATAGGCGCCACTGTCTAATTTGTTGATTTTCTTCATCTGGGCAAAGTAGGTAGGCGGCTCCGGCTGATCCTGCGTCAATGTCTCGATGAAGCTCGTTTCCTCGTCATACTGAAAAGCCCAGTTGTTGTATTTTTCGTAGCCCAAAGTGGTCATCGGAACGGCTCCCAGCGACTTCCCGCAGGCACTGCCGGCACCGTGACATGGCCAGATCTGCAGATGGTCAGGATAGTCAGCTATTTTCTGCAGGGACCGGAACATCGCTTTGGCTCCAATTTCGGTGGTCCCTTGCATATGCGCAGCCTCTTCCAGCAAGTCCGGCCGGCCGACGTCACCCACAAAGATGAAGTCGCCGGTGAACAGTCCCATCGGAATGTCCGAACCGCCGCCGATGTCCGTCAACAGGAATGACACACTCTCGGGCGTATGCCCAGGCGTGTGCAACACTTCCAGTTTGACCTTCCCTACGGAGATGATGTCCCCATCCTGCAGCAGCACACTTCCTTGAGGCAAATCCTGGTAGCGCCAGTCATCCCCGCCCATATCAGAAACATACAGTTTGGCTCCTAAACGCCTCCCGGTTTCCCGCAGGCCGGATGCATAATCGGCATGGATATGCGTTTCCGTGGCCGCAGTGATGACCAGGCTTTCGTCTTCGGCTGCCTTGATGTAATCATCCAATGCGCGCAGGGGATCGATAATGATGGCTTCCCCTGTTTTTTGACAACCCACCAAATAGGAAAATTGCGCTATTTGCGGATCGAAAAATGATTTAAAAAACATGCATAAATTCCTCCTTTATCTGCTCAGGCTTGCGACAAAATTGATGGTCGTGGCGATGATGGCTGTCCCGAAAACGAAGGACAACAGCGCGTGGCCAAGCGCGGCCTTCCGGAATTCCGGGGTCGTGAAGGTCATGTCGGAGACCTGATAAGTCATTCCGATCGTGAACGCCAGATAAGCGAAATCCCAAAAATTGGGCTTTTCGGTACCTACAAAGATGACACCGTCATTGACATCGCGGTAATAGAGTTCAGCATACCGCAACGTATAAAGGCCATGCACCGTCGTCCAGGAAAGTACGATGCTGAACAGGCCAAACCCGATTATCTCGAAACTGCGTTCTTGAGTGGTCAACATCAATGCGACGGCCCCGATGCTGATCAGACAGGCTATCAGGACAAAAAAATCGATCGTCGAATATTGGATGTCTTCTTC is a window from the uncultured Trichococcus sp. genome containing:
- a CDS encoding MBL fold metallo-hydrolase — translated: MFFKSFFDPQIAQFSYLVGCQKTGEAIIIDPLRALDDYIKAAEDESLVITAATETHIHADYASGLRETGRRLGAKLYVSDMGGDDWRYQDLPQGSVLLQDGDIISVGKVKLEVLHTPGHTPESVSFLLTDIGGGSDIPMGLFTGDFIFVGDVGRPDLLEEAAHMQGTTEIGAKAMFRSLQKIADYPDHLQIWPCHGAGSACGKSLGAVPMTTLGYEKYNNWAFQYDEETSFIETLTQDQPEPPTYFAQMKKINKLDSGAYVPYPVFPLQQAGPNDRVIDLRAKEMYQAGHIERTLNIPLNKKFLGYAGWFLDYEGQVTFIGTKEDAESAARQLQLIGFDQVRGYLDAGQIKDEKMTETIPAAAFIALRQAKDLQILDVRSKSEWDKGHLSDAKRVLLGKLLEDPLPFKRDEPLYVHCQSGVRSSIAIGALEERGFKKIVNILGGYTAIENSLNEQT
- a CDS encoding DUF1345 domain-containing protein, whose protein sequence is MRKRNHLFADQTEAGRDMRKKRTRFLIAGAIGTGIGLAGGFFFRWELAPLIGWDSAAIILLYLLWKDFHPHDGAETERIAQEEDIQYSTIDFFVLIACLISIGAVALMLTTQERSFEIIGFGLFSIVLSWTTVHGLYTLRYAELYYRDVNDGVIFVGTEKPNFWDFAYLAFTIGMTYQVSDMTFTTPEFRKAALGHALLSFVFGTAIIATTINFVASLSR
- the helD gene encoding RNA polymerase recycling motor HelD produces the protein MHKDLTKEQERVHRVIEVINKERTRLAEQVEEKSEKQRQQLKESKEIKISQGSSESVWESSVELRAFEQELMIRNNELQNSNERVAVLEKMQDEPYFGRIDYHDEYGNETIYIGIGSLFEKDENLIVDWRSPIASLYYEGSKGEKVKLMIANQPMTYGVDLKRQFLIRQAEIIRMMDTDNVMGDPYLLEVLEGPSSYQMGTVVSTLQKEQNQIVRETKAAVTLIEGVAGSGKTVVLMQKIAYLLYAFRDQLQSEEVVLFSPNKIFQEYVSQVLPALGELNVGNTTFSEFMERKMTGFSLRADQEDGLAKVTVLKGSLAFYEALQKYGTLLKKRYLKFSDIRFRDDIILSQKEIESAFYSIDSQGSLASKLDILKRHLLQRVERIQQSQKGKPWVEKEMIAMSDLDLYRYEKETHNQKAMEEAMTADILEDAFEPIVARIEALAFIRYKNQYIHFLRAVPKLLSLDAFGLDEDEWRAHIAMVAEHLAEKSVLLEDLDAYYSLRLLLKGPSSDMKYQYICLDEVQDFSPFQLQMLQHAYPSARFILSGDLNQNILNRRLSFDDLRTIFSESTFRSYRLLTSYRSTNEIVRFSESFIEGEKPEGTYIRSGKKPEVLLTEDDRLDMGYIRQKVESSVAAGMRVAFISRNAEDAERISQDLTLVGIDYKLVQQDTDNSHHPVLIMPARLAKGLEFDVVFAICHYPAKAAKNELQILYTICTRAMHELYLTVSEQEAGLLERVNPDYYDVRKM
- a CDS encoding cytochrome c biogenesis protein CcdA, giving the protein MTTWVAFAAGALSFLSPCTLPLLPLYISYITGLNVQQIKEDSSLSVRRNIMLHSIVFLLGVSAVYFTLGLGVSYLGNLFSTVLTGPVSVLLQRVSGLLIILMGLTTVGYLKLPLLLGDHRKLKATKGVSFLSTFLIGLGFAAGWTPCIGPIFSSILLLGNAMGSPPVLYLLMYVLGFSVPFLLVTFFIGRLKSILKYSEIFMKIGGWLMILFGLLLLTGRLEALSIAILNFLEGTPFERLG